A window from Toxoplasma gondii ME49 chromosome IX, whole genome shotgun sequence encodes these proteins:
- a CDS encoding hypothetical protein (encoded by transcript TGME49_264700): MPWSVSSFEGIDSGGLAPNPDRSTPLSGASSGITGFLEGSQNDAERIQNVIKEAFQLLDANRCGRIVAEEAPHLLRYLGFFPSEEEIASRILPQVITKSVVILVQKIRDK; encoded by the exons ATGCCGTGGTCAGTCTCCTCCTTTGAGGGTATCGATTCAGGTGGTCTCGCACCGAATCCTGACAGGTCTACGCCGCTTTCGGGGGCATCGTCAGGTATTACGGGATTTTTGGAAGGCAGTCAAAACGATGCCGAGCGAATACAGAACGTAATAAAGGAAGCGTTCCAGCTTCTTGATGCAAATCGCTGCGGCCGCATCGTAGCCGA AGAGGCGCCGCATCTGCTACGATATCTCGGGTTCTTTCCTTCCGAGGAAGAGATCGCCTCGAGAATTCTTCCACAGGTGATCACAAAGAGCGTTGTTATTCTAGTACAAAAAATACGGGATAAATAA